A region from the Dendropsophus ebraccatus isolate aDenEbr1 chromosome 1, aDenEbr1.pat, whole genome shotgun sequence genome encodes:
- the LOC138788890 gene encoding E3 ubiquitin/ISG15 ligase TRIM25-like — translation MASAALRDELDCSVCLITYTDPVMLRCGHNFCRLCIGRVLDTQDGAGVYSCPECREEYQERPALMRNIALRNLMENILLTPPTPTETGICCTYCVDSAVPAVRSCLHCEASLCDKHLRAHSKSPEHVLSEPSTSLEKRKCSVHKKMLEYYCTEDAACICVSCRLDGEHQGHRVEMLDEASEKKKKKLRNVLQKLMTKRKETEERVRSVEERRRKAQEKAAGEAKRVTALFTDIRRRLDDLEKRVLSEISRQQKEESLSLSALIQQLEIKKDELSRKMRHIEELCNMVDPLTVLQEPDTGDLCDPEEGGGDEDTGGHDRQLHGVDDLDVTVISDTFRTLCDIISGIRNYGEGPADILLDVNTAANNLIISDDLKTATRTEEKQNRPETAVRFQGYYCPQVMSSRRFSSGRHYWDVEISRSVWWRVGMCYPSIDRRGDQSHIGNNNKSWCMEMWNNQYSVRHDNKYIQLPDNISSDRFRICVDYEAGQLSFYELCDPIRHLHTFTATFSEPLHAALYVWEGSINILGGGSNWEKPK, via the coding sequence ATGGCGTCTGCTGCTCTGAGAGACGAGCTGGACTGTTCCGTCTGTCTGATCACTTATACAGATCCTGTAATGCTGAGATGTGGCCACAACTTCTGCCGGCTCTGTATTGGTCGTGTGCTGGatacacaggacggggctggagtttattcctgtcctgaatgCAGAGAAGAGTATCAGGAGCGGCCTGCACTGATGAGGAACATCGCTCTGCGTAATCTAATGGAGAATATACTGCTGACTCCTCCAACACCGACAGAAACCGGGATCTGCTGCACTTACTGTGTGGACTCTGCTGTACCTGCTGTGAGATCCTGTCTGCActgtgaggcttctctgtgtgataaacacctgagagctcacagcaagtcaccagaacacgtcttatctgagcccagcacttccctggagaagaggaaatgttctgtccataagaagatgctggaatattactgcactgaggacgctgcttgtatctgtgtgtcctgcagactGGATGGAGAACATCAGGGACATCGGGTGGAAATGCTGGATGAGGCctctgagaagaagaagaagaaactgagaaatgttctccagaaactgatgacaaagaggaaggagactgaggaaagagtccggagtgtggaggagcgcaggagaaaagctCAAGAAAAAGCAGCTGGAGAAGCCAAGAGAGTCACTGCCCTGTTTACAGACATCAGGAGACGGCTGGACGACCTGGAGAAGAGGGTCCTGAGCGAGATCTCCAGGCAGCAAAAGGAAGAGTCACTGTCACTGTCTGCTCTGATCCAGCagctggaaataaagaaggacgagctgtccaggaagatgagacacattgaggagctgtgtaacatggtggatccactgactgtcttacaggaaccagacacaggtgacttgtgtgatcctgaggaggggggaggtgatgaggacacagggggacatgatagaCAGCTCCATGGTGTAGATGATCTGGATGTGACTGTGATCTCAGACACATTCCGCACATTATGTGACATAATATCAGGTATAAGGAACTATGGGGAGGGTCCTGCAGACATATTACTGGATGTAAACACGGCTGCTAATAATCTCATTATATCAGACGACCTGAAAACTGCAACCAGGACAGAAGAGAAGCAGAATCGTCCAGAAACAGCAGTGAGATTCCAGGGTTATTATTGTCCTCAGGTGATGAGCAGCAGGAGATTCTCCTCAGggcgacattactgggatgtggagatCAGTAGATCAGTATGGTGGAGGGTGGGgatgtgttatcccagtatagacaggagaggagatcagTCACACATTGGAAATAATAACAAGTCCTGGTGTATGGAGATGTGGAATAATCAGTATTCAGTGAGACATGACAATAAATATATCCAGTTACCTGATAATATCTCCAGTGATAGATTCAGGATCTGTGtggattatgaggccgggcagctctccttttatgagctgtgtgaccccatcagacacttacacaccttcaccgCCACCTTCTCCGAGCCCCTCCATGCTGCATTATATGTATGGGAAGGTTCTATaaatatattggggggaggcagcaACTGGGAGAAACCAAagtaa